The genomic stretch TCAAGCTCGCCCGCTCCTCTCGTCACTGGGCGCCGAGAAACCCGAAGAGAGCAAGTATGACGACGTAATAAATAAACTAGAGGGGCACTTCGTCCACCCAGCAAACGAAATCTACGAGAGCCGACGGTTCCACCGTGAAGTGCAACAGCCTGGTGAGTCTTCTATACAGTGTAGTTCTATACAGTTGTTAGCTGGCATTAGTGATCACGCTATCGTAGTTTCCTCTATTGACATACCTTACATTCGTGAACGTGTTACTACAAAGACCATCACTTGTTACTCGAAAGCGAATTTCGATGCCATCAACCATGCCCTTTCTgctttttccgaagacttccttTCTTGTTTGTCATCGCGGTCATTAAACGAGAATTGGCTATTTCTCAAGCGTGAAATCAATCGTCTTGTTGACCTTCATATACCTCGGATTACTGTTCCAGCGTGTAGTCGGTCCCCGTGGTTTAACAATGAACTCAAGAGGCTTAGAAACAAGAAAAAGCGGCTGTTCCGCAGGGCACGTAGCAGTAACGATTCCGATCTGTGGGCTAGATATCACCACAGCGCGAATGAGTTTAAACAGTCTGTACGGTCTACAAAAACTAGGTACTTTGAAACAACATTGCCATTACTTCTTCGTACTAACCCTAAGCTGTTTTGGAATTCCGTTCGGCCTCATAATAGTCATACTGTAAAACCTCACGGTCAATGATACTGCTATATCCCCTGATTTGTGCGCGTGTGTTCTTAACAACGAGTTCTCCAAGTCGTACACTGTAAGAGATCCTCAGGCTCTATTACCATCCATAAATGATTCATTCACTACAGGTTTTCCTATGGACCCTGTTATCATTGACCCTGTTGGTGTATTTTCACTCATTGACAATCTAAGGCTATCTTCCAGCTGTGGACCCGACAACATCACGTCTAAGTTTCTCAAGAGTACCAAGGAGACCATTGGCATTTTATTGTACCAAATATTTTCGCAATCTATTGAGTGCTGTAGGATTCCGGACGACTGGAGGACGGCGAAAGTGGTTCCTGTCTACAAGTCTGGTAGCAAGCAAGATCCGGGTAATTACAGACCGATTTCGTTAACTTCCATCCCCTGCAAACTTCTCGAGCATATCATTTATTCCAACCTTACCCGTTTCCTCGAAGCTAACTCCTTCTTCTTTAACTTACAACATGGTTTCCGGCAAGGGCTATCATGTGAAACTCAGCTGGCATGTTTTACGAGCGATTTATTCTCCGCCATGCATTCTAAGTCACTTACTGATGCCATATTCATAGATTTTCGCAAAGCTTTTGACACTGTTCCTCATCATCTCCTTCTTCTGAAGTTGTCAGCCCTGAAAATCGATCCTAAAATTGTAGCTTGGATCGGGGACTTCCTTCATAACAGAATTCAGTTTGTGTACGCCAACaattcattttcttcttctacgCTTGTCACTTCAGGAGTTCCCCAGGGTTCCGTCCTCGGGCCTCTCCTATTCCTAATATACATTAACGATTTACCTTCCTCTATATCATCACATATAAGACTCTTTGCCGACGATTGCGTAATATACCGTATTATTAACTCCTCCAGCGACGTATCTGCATTACAAAATGATCTTGACAGCTTATCTTCTTGGTGTGAAACTTGGCTCATGTCCTTGAACGTTAACAAGTGCAAGCACGTGGCAATCAGTCACACTAAACACTTCGTTAATTCCTACCTCCTTGGCAACGTTAAGCTGGATAGCGTATTTAGTTACAAATATTTAGGTGTTCACATTTCGAGTGATCTTAGATGGGACATCCACATTAATTATGTGCTCTCCAAAGCCAGCCAAACACTTGGCTTCATTATACGCAATTATCCAAAGGCACCCTGCGACTTAAAACGGCAGCTTTATGTTACATTAGTCCGCCCAAAATTGGAATACGCATCATCTATTTGGGACCCGCACCAGGATTCTCTCATTAACAAATTAGAAGGCTTACAAAATCGAGCAGTTCCCTTTATATTTTCCGACTACTCCCGACACTCTAGCGTAACGCTACTCAAGAAACAAGCCTCCCTTCCCCTTCTTTCTGTTCGTCGCAAAATAGCTCGCCTCACATTGCTTCACAAGTTTTACTACCACAACATTCTGCCCAGGTACCTCCTGCTCTCACCACCCCATCCTATTTCCAACTACCTCGACCACTCAGAGAAACTACTTGTTCCATTTAGTCGCACAAATCACTTCGCCAATTCATTTGTTCCCAGAACAGCGAACGACTGGAACCATCTTCCCGCCTCCACCGTCATCGTCCGGGACCCTAACAGCTTCCGCAAGCTGCTGGACCAATTACTTTGTATGTAAATTCGTTGTATGTTCCTTTATTttgccactcccctctgtaattctctgacctgagggtaaataaagaaagaaagaaagaaagaaagagtcgATGGCATTCTACACCAGATTGAGAACTATGGTGAAGCGTTGCGGATATGGAAGCGACGCTACGGAAGACCACCTAGTAAGGGACAGATTTGTCGTGGGACTACGGGACGATCGTCTATCCGACATGCTGTGCCGTTCAGCGAAGCTGACTTCAGAAGAAGCCTTGCTCCAGGCACGTCTGCACGAGGATGCTGAAAAAGAACGTTCATGTGCTGCGCCTACATTCGACGTCAGTGGTACACTTCTGAAGCGCCGAGATAAATTTCGGATGCGACGTCGCGACAAAAGTGCCCAGGGTCGTCGAGCCAGCGTAGAACGTGAAGATAGTCCTTCATGCGCGTTTTGTGGACGGGCCAAGCATCAGCGAAATGATTGTCCAGCACGCAAAGCAACATGTGACTTTTGTGGCAAACAAGGACATTTTGCCGAGGTGTGCCGCAAAAGACTTTCCCAGCGCCGAGGACAGAAGTCGGACTCTGTCGAGTTATCTACAATCAGCACCGGTAAAGCATGGTTCATCGATGTCGACGTGAATGGATACTCCGTGCACTTCAAAGTAGACAGCGGTGCCGAGGTCACAGTAGTTCCTCCTTCTTTTCCTGGTTGCCCGGACGTCCTCGACGCGCCGAAAAGTGAACTCACAGCAGTCGGAAGTTACTTCCTGAACGTGAAAGGAACATTTCGTGCGACGTTATCTTGGAGGGGTCGCTCCGTTACAGAAACTGTCTACGTGGTACAAAATCAACTAACGCCATTGCTAGGATTTACGGCGACCGAAAGTCTTGACGTCGTACAATTTGTTGGCGCAAACTCGACGAGGACAGCTCAAGGACTCCGCCTCACGCCGGAAGACAGCCTATTTAAGGGTCTAGGTGAGCTGCAAGAACAGTATCGCATCAGACTACGTTCTGACGCGCAGCCATTCTGTTTGAGTACCTCGCGACGTTTGCCTTTGCCGCTGTTCAATACTGTGAAGCAAGAACTCCTCAACTTGGAGCAGCAGGGAGTCATCAGGAAAGTCGACAACCCAACTGAATGGTGTTCTGGCTTAGTCGTGGTCCCGAAGAAAACTGGGGGCTACCGTCTGTGCGTCGACCTAACCAAACTAAACAAGGCGGTGCAGCGTGAGAGGTACACGATCCCGACCGTGGAACAAATTTTGGGACAACTGAGCGGTGCAAAGGTCTTCTCGAAACTCGACGCTACGCTAAGTTTCCACCAAGTAAGACTGGCACCTGAAAGCGAAGAATTCACTACATTCATTACGCCGTTTGGGCGTTATTGTTATCGGCGTCTTCCTTTCGGGATAGCTTCAATCCCTGAATTTTTTTCAGCGTGCAATGTCACGAATCGTCGAAGGACTTCCAGGACTCGTGTGCATGATCGATGATGTCTTCGTCTTTGGTGTCGATAAAGCGGAGCATGACGCTCGTCTGAAGAGTGTCATCAAGAGACTAAACGACGCAGGCGTCAAGTTAAACTTCAACAAATGCAAGTCTGGCGTGCCGTCCGTGCATTTTCTTGGGGTTATCGTCAGTAGCACCGGGATAATGCCAGATCCTGAGAAGATCAAGGCCATCAGAGCTTTACCACCCCCACAGGATGTCAGCGGAATTCGCCGTTTGTTAGGCATGCTTAATCACATAGGACGTTTCCTTCCCGACTTTTCGACCATCACCGCTCCAATCCGTTTACTTCTACGCAAGAACACTACCTGGATGTGGGGACCAGATCAAATGATAGCGTTCAACCGCTTGAAAGACGTCCTCAGCTCGGACACTTGTATGGCCAAATACCATCCAGAATACCCCACTATCGTATCGGCAGACGCCAGCTCCTTTGGTCTTGGTTCCGTTTTACTTCAGCGGCAACCAGAAGGTGAACTGAGAGCGGTGGCTTTTGCGTCTCGTTCCCTAACTCAAACTGAAGAAAGATACAGTCAAACAGAAAAAGAATGCCTAGCAATCGTGGTGGCCATCCAACGCTTCGACCAGTATCTACGAggactttcttttttggttcaaACAGATCATTTACCCCTGATACCACTTCTTGGGTCTAAGGATTTGGAAATGCTCCCGCCTCGCATTCAAAGAATGCGCATAAAGataatgcgctatcagtttgacgTAAAGCATGTTGCCGGCAAACTTTTCGCAACGGCTGACACTTTATCGCGGGCACCATGCGATTCTGCGGACAAGCCGGCTGCAGATTCTATCGAACTTTTTATAAGCGAGGTGATGAGCAGCGTTCACTTGCCCTCTGCAATAACCGTCGACGTTGTTCGTCAGCATCAGCTCCAGGACTCGGAATGCTCGACGGTCATTTCGTTCTGTAAAAAGGGATGGCCTGACCGGCGAAAAGTGCCACTAGGTCTCCTATCATATTGGAGCGAGAGAGCACATCTGAGCGTCTACAATGGTTTACTGATCCACAACAAACAACTGGTGATTCCGGTATCACTTCGCAGAGACATCCTGAGTCTCCTACACGAGGGTCATCTCGGATTACGTCGATGCAGAGAAAAGGCCAGAGAATCTGTCTGGTGGCCTCAGTGTGTAATGGAGCTCAAGCATTTCATCGCGGGTTGCCGGAATTGTGCAGAGACTAAAAGTCAACATCGACAGCCCCTACTTGTGACACCTACGCCAACTAGACCATGGCAACGTCTTGGAGCCGACCTTTTTCACTTCAAGGGAAAAGAACATCTTCTCTTGGTCGACTATTATTCCCGTTATCCTGAGGTAATCAGCCTTCCTTCTACAACGTCAGGCCAGGTCATCACCGCCTTGAAAAGCTGCCTTGCCCGTTTCGGGATCCCAGATGTTCTAAGGACTGATAACGGACCCCAGTTTTGTTCAAGCGAGTTCGCTAGCTTTGCACGCTCCTATGGTTTCCGCCACGAGACCAGCAGTCCGCGGTACCCTAGGAGTAATGGAGAAGCTGAACGAGTGGTTCGAACAGTAAAGGACATCATGAAGAAATCCGACGACGTCTTCTTAGCTTTGCTGTCCTACAGAAACTCTCCAGGACCAACAGGCGTATCGCCAGCACAATTGCTTATGATGCGTCGTTTAAATACGCGCTTCCCTGTTCTACCGGACACTCTTGATCCTGCCCAGCCAGACCATCGTGCGTTTAAAGCCAAAGACGCCTTGTT from Ornithodoros turicata isolate Travis chromosome 4, ASM3712646v1, whole genome shotgun sequence encodes the following:
- the LOC135392267 gene encoding uncharacterized protein K02A2.6-like, which encodes MVKRCGYGSDATEDHLVRDRFVVGLRDDRLSDMLCRSAKLTSEEALLQARLHEDAEKERSCAAPTFDVSGTLLKRRDKFRMRRRDKSAQGRRASVEREDSPSCAFCGRAKHQRNDCPARKATCDFCGKQGHFAEVCRKRLSQRRGQKSDSVELSTISTGKAWFIDVDVNGYSVHFKVDSGAEVTVVPPSFPGCPDVLDAPKSELTAVGSYFLNVKGTFRATLSWRGRSVTETVYVVQNQLTPLLGFTATESLDVVQFVGANSTRTAQGLRLTPEDSLFKGLGELQEQYRIRLRSDAQPFCLSTSRRLPLPLFNTVKQELLNLEQQGVIRKVDNPTEWCSGLVVVPKKTGGYRLCVDLTKLNKAVQRERYTIPTVEQILGQLSGAKVFSKLDATLSFHQRAMSRIVEGLPGLVCMIDDVFVFGVDKAEHDARLKSVIKRLNDAGVKLNFNKCKSGVPSVHFLGVIVSSTGIMPDPEKIKAIRALPPPQDVSGIRRLLGMLNHIGRFLPDFSTITAPIRLLLRKNTTWMWGPDQMIAFNRLKDVLSSDTCMAKYHPEYPTIVSADASSFGLGSVLLQRQPEGELRAVAFASRSLTQTEERYSQTEKECLAIVVAIQRFDQYLRGLSFLVQTDHLPLIPLLGSKDLEMLPPRIQRMRIKIMRYQFDVKHVAGKLFATADTLSRAPCDSADKPAADSIELFISEVMSSVHLPSAITVDVVRQHQLQDSECSTVISFCKKGWPDRRKVPLGLLSYWSERAHLSVYNGLLIHNKQLVIPVSLRRDILSLLHEGHLGLRRCREKARESVWWPQCVMELKHFIAGCRNCAETKSQHRQPLLVTPTPTRPWQRLGADLFHFKGKEHLLLVDYYSRYPEVISLPSTTSGQVITALKSCLARFGIPDVLRTDNGPQFCSSEFASFARSYGFRHETSSPRYPRSNGEAERVVRTVKDIMKKSDDVFLALLSYRNSPGPTGVSPAQLLMMRRLNTRFPVLPDTLDPAQPDHRAFKAKDALLKVKQTTYYNRRHRAAPLTSLTLGGEVWVSDLKCWGRVLSPAQRPRSFVVEVPTGTVQRNRHHLVPVTPSRVELPSWETSATNTSDVASPATFTRQDPTSPAMFTSHQPDAGQQVPEHSPIVTRYGRKVRPPKRLNL